From a single Rutidosis leptorrhynchoides isolate AG116_Rl617_1_P2 chromosome 5, CSIRO_AGI_Rlap_v1, whole genome shotgun sequence genomic region:
- the LOC139846634 gene encoding aldehyde dehydrogenase family 3 member H1-like: MATEDQVKKSTTPKVFDSEAADCLVKELRSTFVTGKTKSYEWRSSQLKNLLKMVENSEKQICDALFTDLSKPEMEAFIHEIAMIKNSCKLALKKLKDWMKPEKAKTNIGTFPSSAEVVSEPFGVVLVISAWNYPLLLSVDPVIGAIAAGNAVVLKPSEISPAMSSLLAKLFREYLDDSVIKVVEGAVPETTALLEQKWDKIFYTGNGKVARVVMAAAAKHLTPVVLELGGKSPVLVDSNIDLTVAARRIASGKWGCNNGQACVAPDYIITTKDYAPVLIDSLKHQLVKFFGEDPMNSPDMSRVVSSNHFDRLKRLLDDDKVSGKIIHGGQTDKSSLKISPTILLDVPEDSLIMTEEIFGPLLPIVTVGKIEDGIEFINSRSKPLAAYLFTNKKQLKEQFVNNISAGGVVINDVTLHLMVDTIPFGGVGESGMGSYHGKFSFDAFSHKKAVLYRGFSGDAPARYPPYTPGKLRLLKALLDGSILGIIRALFGFS; encoded by the exons ATGGCGACGGAAGACCAGGTCAAAAAGTCAACGACGCCGAAGGTGTTCGATTCTGAAGCTGCCGATTGCTTAGTGAAGGAATTGAGAAGTACGTTCGTCACCGGAAAAACTAAAAGTTACGAATGGAGGTCATCGCAGTTGAAAAACTTGTTGAAAATGGTGGAAAATAGCGAGAAACAGATTTGCGATGCTTTGTTCACTGATCTATCTAAACCTGAAATGGAAGCTTTCATTCACGAG ATTGCTATGATAAAGAATTCATGCAAGTTGGCTCTGAAGAAATTAAAAGATTGGATGAAACCAGAAAAA GCGAAAACCAATATAGGCACTTTTCCTTCATCAGCAGAGGTAGTGTCAGAACCCTTTGGCGTTGTATTGGTCATATCAGCCTGGAACTACCCATTGT TGTTATCTGTTGACCCAGTCATAGGAGCAATTGCAGCTGGAAATGCTGTTGTTTTGAAGCCCTCAGAGATTTCTCCCGCCATGTCATCTTTGTTGGCAAAACTTTTTAGAGAATATTTGGATGATTCGGTTATAAAAGTTGTTGAAGGTGCTGTTCCTGAAACAACTGCACTCCTGGAGCAAAAGTGGGATAAAATATTTTACACAG GGAATGGGAAAGTTGCGCGAGTTGTCATGGCTGCTGCAGCAAAACATTTGACACCTGTAGTCTTGGAACTTGGAGGCAAATCTCCTGTTTTAGTTGATTCCAACATTGACTTAACT GTGGCAGCGAGACGAATAGCATCGGGTAAGTGGGGATGCAACAATGGACAAGCTTGTGTAGCTCCGGATTACATAATTACAACGAAAGATTATGCTCCCGTGTTG ATAGACTCTTTAAAGCATCAATTGGTCAAGTTTTTTGGGGAGGATCCTATGAACTCACCAGATATGTCTCGAGTTGTGAGTTCGAATCACTTTGATAGGTTGAAAAGGCTGTTGGATGATGATAAGGTTTCTGGAAAGATAATTCATGGTGGTCAAACAGACAAAAGCAGCTT AAAGATTTCTCCAACTATATTGCTTGATGTGCCAGAAGACTCCTTGATTATGACCGAGGAGATATTCGGTCCTTTACTTCCAATAGTAACG GTTGGAAAAATTGAAGACGGCATCGAGTTTATCAACTCAAGATCGAAGCCGCTTGCAGCGTACTTATTCACCAACAAGAAGCAGCTCAAGGAGCAGTTTGTGAACAACATCTCCGCCGGGGGTGTAGTCATCAATGATGTCACCTTACAC CTTATGGTTGACACGATACCATTTGGCGGAGTCGGTGAAAGTGGAATGGGGTCATACCATGGTAAATTCTCGTTTGACGCTTTTAGTCACAAAAAAGCAGTCCTTTATAGAGGTTTTTCTGGAGACGCACCAGCACGGTACCCACCGTACACACCAGGCAAACTCAGGCTCCTCAAGGCTCTTTTAGATGGCAGTATACTTGGCATCATTCGTGCCCTTTTTGGCTTCTCCTGA
- the LOC139848768 gene encoding uncharacterized protein encodes MYNILTPSAGVNGNEDVDNDVREGNTSPKVTIPKISRTTSTGFLPRSLSRTASQRRSKTPNRIRPVNSLIRSFSRKSVDSDHSLHIARRSLSRRNSSTIIYSNANGLQKPPDMVKRLECTLEELCFGCIKKFNIKRDVLTHDGQIIQEDEVLTINVKPGWKKGTKVTFEGMGNETPGNCPADITFVVDEKQHPVFKRNGDDLELGLELPLVDALTGCTVTIPILGGEESHLTINDIITPGYIITIPGQGMTLLKEDTRGNLNIKISVQFPQYLTEEQRFECFNILQDC; translated from the exons atgtataatatatTAACACCTTCGGCTGGTGTAAATGGGAATGAGGATGTTGATAATGATGTGAGGGAAGGTAATACATCTCCAAAAGTCACGATTCCGAAAATTTCAAGAACAACAAGCACTGGTTTTCTGCCGAGATCCCTATCGAGAACAGCTAGCCAAAGAAGAAGTAAGACGCCAAACCGAATTAGGCCTGTGAATAGTCTAATACGAAGTTTTAGCAGGAAGAGTGTCGATTCAGATCACTCACTTCATATTGCTCGCCGGTCTCTCTCAAGAAGAAATAGTTCAACCATTATTTATTCAAATGCTAACGGACTTCAAAAACCTCCCGATATGGTGAAACGACTTGAGTGCACACTTGAAGAATTGTGCTTTGGGTGCATCAAGAAGTTCAACATTAAACGTGACGTACTTACACATGATGG ACAAATAATACAAGAAGACGAAGTGCTAACGATAAATGTGAAGCCGGGATGGAAGAAAGGAACGAAGGTTACCTTTGAGGGTATGGGAAACGAGACACCTGGCAACTGTCCTGCAGATATTACTTTTGTAGTTGACGAAAAACAGCATCCCGTGTTTAAGAGAAACGGCGACGATTTGGAACTAGGACTCGAACTTCCATTAGTAGACGCCTTGACTGGTTGCACCGTCACAATACCTATATTAGGTGGTGAGGAATCACATTTGACAATAAATGACATAATTACCCCTGGCTACATAATAACCATTCCGGGACAAGGCATGACTTTGCTAAAAGAAGACACAAGAggaaacttgaatatcaaaatctctGTTCAGTTTCCACAATATTTAACAGAAGAACAACGATTCGAATGTTTTAACATCTTACAAGACTGTTAG